Proteins encoded together in one Onychomys torridus chromosome 1, mOncTor1.1, whole genome shotgun sequence window:
- the Rpl27a gene encoding 60S ribosomal protein L27a isoform X2 has product MPAGKHRKHPGGRGNAGGMHHHRINFDKYHPGYFGKVGMRHYHLKRNQSFCPTVNLDKLWTLVSEQTRVNAAKNKTGAAPIIDVVRSGYYKVLGKGKLPEQPVIVKARFFSRRAEEKIKGVGGACVLVASSHQGRLIKC; this is encoded by the exons ATGCCTGCAGGTAAACACCGCAAGCACCCAGGAGGCCGTGGGAATGCTggaggcatgcatcaccacagaaTCAACTTCGACAAATA TCATCCAGGTTACTTTGGGAAAGTTGGTATGAGACATTACCACTTAAAGAGGAACCAGAGCTTCTGTCCGACTGTCAACCTGGATAAATTGTGGACACTGGTCAGTGAGCAGACACGCGTCAACGCTGCAAAGAACAAGACTGGAGCTGCTCCCATCATTGATGTTGTGCGATCG GGCTACTACAAAGTTCTGGGGAAGGGAAAGCTTCCTGAGCAGCCTGTCATTGTGAAAGCCAGATTTTTCAGCAGAAGAGCTGAAGAGAAGATAAAGGGTGTTGGAGGTGCCTGTGTCCTGGTGGCTTCAAGCCACCAAGGGAGGTTAATTAAATGCTAA
- the Rpl27a gene encoding 60S ribosomal protein L27a isoform X1, with amino-acid sequence MPSRLRKTRKLRGHVSHGHGRIGKHRKHPGGRGNAGGMHHHRINFDKYHPGYFGKVGMRHYHLKRNQSFCPTVNLDKLWTLVSEQTRVNAAKNKTGAAPIIDVVRSGYYKVLGKGKLPEQPVIVKARFFSRRAEEKIKGVGGACVLVASSHQGRLIKC; translated from the exons ATG CCATCCAGACTGAGGAAGACCCGGAAACTCCGGGGCCACGTGAGCCACGGCCACGGCCGCATCG GTAAACACCGCAAGCACCCAGGAGGCCGTGGGAATGCTggaggcatgcatcaccacagaaTCAACTTCGACAAATA TCATCCAGGTTACTTTGGGAAAGTTGGTATGAGACATTACCACTTAAAGAGGAACCAGAGCTTCTGTCCGACTGTCAACCTGGATAAATTGTGGACACTGGTCAGTGAGCAGACACGCGTCAACGCTGCAAAGAACAAGACTGGAGCTGCTCCCATCATTGATGTTGTGCGATCG GGCTACTACAAAGTTCTGGGGAAGGGAAAGCTTCCTGAGCAGCCTGTCATTGTGAAAGCCAGATTTTTCAGCAGAAGAGCTGAAGAGAAGATAAAGGGTGTTGGAGGTGCCTGTGTCCTGGTGGCTTCAAGCCACCAAGGGAGGTTAATTAAATGCTAA